A region from the Lolium perenne isolate Kyuss_39 chromosome 4, Kyuss_2.0, whole genome shotgun sequence genome encodes:
- the LOC127326135 gene encoding sugar transport protein MST2: MAASAARDAKEYHGKLTLYVFLTCAVAATGGLIIGYDIGISGGVTSMDTFLEKFFPSVYHKEQMPHGGSSQYCKFDSQLLTAFTSSLYLAALVASFFVASVARSFGRKWCMFAGGVSFLAGAALNAAAQNVAMLIVGRILLGVGVGFAGLSIPIYLSEMAPPRLRGTLNIGLQLMITVGIFSANLVNYGAAKIRGGWGWRVSLGLATVPAGIITVGSLFLPDTPSSLISRGHHEQAGRVLRRIRGTSDVADEYGDLAAATEVSGTVKRPWRDILERRYRPQLTMAVLIPFFQQLTGINVIMFYAPVLFKTIGLGGDAALMTAVITGLVNIVATFVSIATVDRLGRRKLFFQGGAQMFVCQVIIGALIGVMFHRNGGGGVPTTFAASILVFICVYVAGFAWSWGPLGILVPSEIFPLEIRPAGQGINVAVNMLCTFAVAQAFLPMLCHMRSGLFYFFGGWVLLMTAFVVLFLPETKNVPIEKMAMVWTTHWFWGSFVADQDSHVQVGHGEVDVATGKLNQTIV; this comes from the exons ATGGCAGCTTCGGCAGCCCGAGACGCTAAGGAGTACCACGGGAAATTGACGCTCTACGTCTTCCTCACCTGCGCCGTTGCTGCCACCGGCGGCCTCATCATCGGCTATGACATCGGCATCTCCG GTGGTGTGACATCCATGGACACGTTCTTGGAGAAGTTCTTCCCTTCGGTGTACCACAAGGAGCAGATGCCGCATGGTGGCAGCAGCCAGTACTGCAAATTCGACAGCCAGCTGCTGACCGCGTTCACTTCGTCGCTGTACCTCGCcgccctcgtcgcctctttcttCGTCGCTTCCGTCGCGCGCTCCTTCGGCCGGAAATGGTGCATGTTCGCCGGTGGGGTGTCGTTCCTCGCCGGCGCGGCCCTCAATGCCGCCGCGCAGAACGTCGCCATGCTCATCGTTGGCCGCATTCTCCTGGGAGTCGGCGTCGGCTTCGCCGGATTG TCCATTCCAATTTATCTGTCGGAGATGGCACCTCCCCGCCTCCGGGGCACGCTCAACATCGGCCTCCAGCTAATGATCACCgtcggcatcttctctgccaatcTGGTCAACTACGGCGCCGCCAAGATCAGAGGCGGGTGGGGCTGGCGTGTGAGCCTCGGGCTGGCCACGGTCCCGGCCGGCATCATCACCGTCGGCTCCCTGTTCCTCCCCGACACGCCCAGTTCCCTCATCAGCCGTGGCCACCACGAGCAGGCGGGAAGAGTCCTCCGCCGCATCCGCGGCACGAGCGACGTCGCCGACGAGTACGGCGACCTCGCAGCGGCCACGGAGGTGTCTGGCACCGTCAAACGGCCTTGGCGCGACATCTTAGAGCGCAGGTACCGCCCGCAGCTCACCATGGCCGTCCTCATCCCCTTCTTCCAGCAGCTGACCGGCATCAACGTCATCATGTTCTACGCGCCCGTGCTGTTCAAGACCATCGGGCTAGGAGGGGACGCGGCGCTCATGACCGCCGTCATCACGGGGCTGGTGAACATCGTCGCGACGTTCGTGTCCATCGCCACGGTGGACAGGCTCGGCCGGCGCAAGCTCTTCTTCCAGGGCGGAGCCCAGATGTTTGTGTGTCAG GTCATCATCGGAGCGCTGATTGGCGTGATGTTCCATAGGAACGGCGGCGGAGGCGTTCCGACGACATTTGCCGCATCCATACTTGTGTTCATCTGCGTCTACGTCGCCGGCTTCGCCTGGTCGTGGGGGCCGCTCGGCATACTCGTGCCCAGCGAGATCTTCCCCCTGGAGATCCGGCCGGCGGGGCAGGGCATCAACGTGGCGGTGAACATGCTGTGCACCTTCGCCGTCGCGCAGGCCTTCCTCCCGATGCTCTGCCACATGAGGTCCGGCCTTTTCTACTTCTTCGGAGGATGGGTGCTCCTCATGACGGCGTTTGTCGTGCTTTTCCTACCGGAGACCAAGAACGTGCCGATTGAGAAAATGGCCATGGTGTGGACGACGCACTGGTTCTGGGGCAGCTTCGTCGCTGACCAGGATAGCCATGTCCAAGTTGGACACGGCGAAGTAGACGTTGCCACTGGGAAGCTCAACCAAACAATTGTCTGA
- the LOC127326136 gene encoding uncharacterized protein translates to MATTATAMAMATTSPSAPVVPALFSTLPQRIRLCPKPLLSTTSRRLVLPVPKSSSWDGSASEQEDVEGDAEDSAEAESGEDVEGDEDDEKPQPEAVSSSGFQFAAPPEGYIEPAPFDELPPESPEDVAAAYEAMYGPAFSGESLMGNNVFEVQVVDPVDMDRDQRPNDDFSERVVQVSRVTKVVKGGRQLSYRALVIVGDMKGHVGVGVGKAKEVSEAITKAAMNGRRNLVTVPLTKYCTFPHRAEANYGAATVLLRPACPGSGVTAGGAVRVVLEMAGVENALGKQLRSKNLLNNARATVKATQMMRQFSDVAAERGLPMEELWK, encoded by the exons atggccaccaccgccacagcCATGGCCATGGCCACAACCTCCCCCTCGGCCCCCGTTGTCCCCGCACTGTTCTCCACCCTTCCACAGCGCATCCGCCTCTGCCCCAAACCACTCCTCTCCACCACCTCCCGCCGTCTTGTGCTTCCTGTCCCCAAGTCCTCATCTTGGGACGGCTCCGCCTCCGAGCAAGAAGATGTAGAAGGGGACGCGGAGGATTCCGCGGAAGCCGAATCCGGGGAGGACGTGGAGGGGGACGAGGACGACGAGAAGCCGCAGCCGGAGGCGGTGTCCTCCTCAGGGTTCCAGTTCGCGGCACCACCGGAGGGCTACATTGAGCCGGCTCCGTTCGACGAGCTTCCGCCTGAATCACCGGAGGACGTGGCGGCGGCCTACGAGGCTATGTACGGGCCGGCATTCAGCGGCGAGTCGCTGATGGGGAACAATGTGTTCGAGGTGCAGGTCGTGGACCCGGTCGACATGGACCGGGACCAGCGCCCCAACGACGACTTCAGCGAGCGCGTCGTGCAGGTCAGCAGAGTCACCAAGGTCGTCAAAGGTGGGAGGCAGCTCTCCTACCGCGCCCTCGTCATTGTCGGGGACATGAAGGGCCACGTTGGTGTGGGCGTTGGCAAGGCCAAGGAAGTATCAGAGGCCATCACAAAGGCTGCTATGAATGGCCGCCGCAATCTCGTTACGGTGCCACTAACCAAGTACTGCACATTCCCGCACAG AGCTGAGGCCAACTATGGAGCAGCGACTGTCCTGCTGCGGCCTGCTTGCCCTGGATCCGGTGTCACTGCAGGTGGAGCAGTGAGGGTTGTGCTGGAGATGGCTGGAGTTGAAAATGCTCTCGGGAAGCAGTTGCGAAGCAAGAACCTCCTCAACAACGCAAGAGCTACCGTGAAGGCGACCCAGATGATGAGACAGTTCTCAGACGTTGCTGCAGAGCGCGGCCTGCCAATGGAGGAGCTGTGGAAATGA